Proteins encoded together in one Papaver somniferum cultivar HN1 unplaced genomic scaffold, ASM357369v1 unplaced-scaffold_21, whole genome shotgun sequence window:
- the LOC113339478 gene encoding uncharacterized protein LOC113339478, protein MDYDNAGKHRKLQLNKLEDIRNDAYESARIYKEKTKLFHDKMLSRKSFVVGQKVLLFNSRFKSFPVEVTSLTKRTIFKVNGHRLKPYYENFPTENVDVIELRDLLLLEE, encoded by the exons atggattatgacaatgcaggGAAACATAGAAAGTTACAACTTAATAAGCTAGAGGatatacgtaatgatgcttatgaGAGTGCTCGAATTTACAAAGAGAAGActaaacttttccatgacaagatgctTTCTagaaagagttttgttgtgggacaaaaagtccttttatttaattctcgtttTAAAtcatttcctg TTGAAGTTACTAGTCTCACAAAACGGACAATTTTCAAAGTAAACGGCCATAGATTAAAGCCATATTACGAAAACTTTCCTACGGAGAATGTGGACGTGATTGAGCTTCGTGATTTACTCCTTCTGGAGGAGTAG